The following coding sequences are from one Manis pentadactyla isolate mManPen7 chromosome 13, mManPen7.hap1, whole genome shotgun sequence window:
- the LOC118931255 gene encoding LOW QUALITY PROTEIN: olfactory receptor 2AK2-like (The sequence of the model RefSeq protein was modified relative to this genomic sequence to represent the inferred CDS: inserted 2 bases in 1 codon; substituted 2 bases at 2 genomic stop codons), giving the protein MKFSTIFSFDISVXAMKIPGNXSVEADFIPLGLFHYGQLDTVLFVAISTLFSVALVGNILLILLIQLDARPHAPMYFLLSQLPLVDVMTVSTTVPRMAADFLTKSQAITFIGCRTQTFVFLALNGTEALLLGFMSHDRYVAICHPLRYCVLMSRKICRFTVTCTWASSSVTALIHTLYVFQLQFWGSRLINHFFCEVPSLLPLVCQDTSQYKQVVLLTVLIILLIPFVAILASYDCILTVVLQMSSGRGQTKAISTCSXHLMVASLFYVTGLSTYRRPHSLRFPEQNKAVAVFYIIITPLLNPYIYSLRNKEVIEAVKRLLLGRIFAKEMRPQETLL; this is encoded by the exons ATGAAATTTTCAACTATTTTCAGCTTTGATATTTCTGTCTAAGCCATGAAGATACCAGGAAATTGAAGTGTTGAAGCAGATTTTATACCCCTCGGTCTTTTCCACTACGGTCAGTTGGACACTGTCCTCTTTGTTGCCATTTCCACTCTCTTTTCAGTGGCCCTGGTGGGGAATATCCTGCTGATCCTTCTCATCCAGCTGGACGCCAGGCCCCACGCTCCGATGTACTTTCTGCTCAGCCAGCTCCCCCTCGTGGACGTAATGACCGTCTCCACCACTGTGCCCCGGATGGCAGCTGACTTTCTGACAAAGAGTCAGGCCATCACCTTTATAGGCTGTAGGACACAAACTTTTGTGTTCTTGGCCCTTAATGGGACTGAGGCCCTTCTCCTCGGCTTCATGTCTCATGATCGCTATGTAGCCATCTGTCATCCTTTACGGTACTGTGTTCTCATGAGCAGGAAGATCTGTAGGTTCACGGTCACATGCACGTGGGCCAGTAGTTCTGTCACTGCTTTAATACACACATTGTACGTGTTTCAGCTCCAGTTCTGGGGATCGCGGCTGATTAACCACTTTTTCTGTGAAGTTCCGTCCCTGTTGCCGCTGGTGTGCCAGGACACTTCCCAGTACAAGCAGGTGGTCCTCCTGACGGTCCTAATTATTCTGCTGATACCATTCGTGGCCATTCTAGCATCTTACGACTGCATCCTCACTGTGGTGCTCCAGATGAGCTCAGGCAGAGGACAGACGAAAGCCATCTCGACCTGCTC TCACCTGATGGTGGCCAGTCTCTTCTATGTGACGGGCCTCTCCACCTATAGAAGGCCGCACTCCTTGCGTTTCCCTGAACAGAATAAGGCAGTAGCTGTGTTTTACATCATTATCACCCCTCTTCTGAACCCATatatctacagcctgaggaataaAGAAGTCATTGAGGCTGTGAAGAGACTGTTGTTAGGACGGATATTTGCAAAGGAAATGCGACCACAAGAAACCCTACTGTAG